The Terriglobus roseus region TTCAACGCAACCAGAAACCGTTCCTCACCAAGCGTGCGCGCATACAGAAACAAGGAAGGATGCTCCGGTGCCAAGTCCTCATAGTCGCCATAGACAAACGCAAGCGTCTGCTTGCGCAACCGCAGCAGTTGCTGCATGTAGTGATAAATCGAATCCTGATCACGCCGCGCATCCGCCGCATTAATCGTCGTATAGTTCGGATTCACCGCCAGCCAAGGCTTTGCGTCCGGTGAAGTAAATCCCGCGTGCGGTGAATCATCCCACTGCATGGGAGTACGTGCATGATCACGACTCACCCTAGCCAGATTGTCTAGATAATGCTCCGCAGTTTCCTTACCCGTCAGTACGTCGAACTTCCACGCATTCTTCGCTTCAATATCGTCATACTCCTCAATCGATCGAAACCGATAATTCGTCATCCCCAACTCATCACCCTGATACAGATACGCAGTCCCCTTCAACGTCAGTAGCATCGTTGCCAATACCTTCGCACTGGCTACACGGTATGCATCACTGTCATCGCCAAACGCGTTTACCAAGCGTGGATTGTCATGGTTCGCAAGAAAGATCGTGTTCCACGAGTGCACACCCAGCGCCTCATACTGCCTCGCATAGATAGCCTTCAGTTCAGTCAGTTTCCACTGCCGCCAATTACGACCATCGCGATTCAACCGCACCGCATCGAAGTTGAAAATCATATTCAACTCATGCCGACGCTCATCCACCAATGTCGGCGTCTCTTCAATCGTGATGCCATGCGCCTCACCCACCGTCATGCAGTCATACTTTGACAGCACCTCACGGTTCATCTCCTGCAGATATTCCTGCAGATGCGGTCCGTTCGCATTGATATGCACCTGGCTCTCATTCGGCAATACATCTGGAAACGTGGCGTCTTTACTGATGAACGGAATCACATCCATGCGAAATCCATCCACACCTTTGTCCAACCAGAAACGCATCGTGCTGTAAATCTCTTCACGCACCGCAGGGTTGTCCCAATTCAAATCCGGCTGCTTCTCTGCAAACAAGTGCAGGTAGTACTCGCCAGTCCCCTTGTCCTTGGTCCACGCAGAACCGGAGAATGCCGATCCGAAGTTATTCGGCGGAAGCTCCGCTCCATTTGCTGCAATCTTTCCCGGTCGCCAGAGGTAGTAATCGCGATACGGATTGTCGCGACTCTTGCGGCTCTCAATAAACCACACATGCTCA contains the following coding sequences:
- a CDS encoding glycoside hydrolase family 13 protein, which codes for MHDELIYGQTKHWWKESVVYQIYPRSFQDSNGDGIGDLPGITSRLDYLRDLGVDVIWLSPHYDSPNADNGYDIRDYRKVMREFGTMQDFDALLAGIKQRGMRLIVDLVANHTSDEHVWFIESRKSRDNPYRDYYLWRPGKIAANGAELPPNNFGSAFSGSAWTKDKGTGEYYLHLFAEKQPDLNWDNPAVREEIYSTMRFWLDKGVDGFRMDVIPFISKDATFPDVLPNESQVHINANGPHLQEYLQEMNREVLSKYDCMTVGEAHGITIEETPTLVDERRHELNMIFNFDAVRLNRDGRNWRQWKLTELKAIYARQYEALGVHSWNTIFLANHDNPRLVNAFGDDSDAYRVASAKVLATMLLTLKGTAYLYQGDELGMTNYRFRSIEEYDDIEAKNAWKFDVLTGKETAEHYLDNLARVSRDHARTPMQWDDSPHAGFTSPDAKPWLAVNPNYTTINAADARRDQDSIYHYMQQLLRLRKQTLAFVYGDYEDLAPEHPSLFLYARTLGEERFLVALNFSRETFALPDEFSKGQIVLANTASISSELGAWESRIVLA